The Mercurialis annua linkage group LG8, ddMerAnnu1.2, whole genome shotgun sequence genome window below encodes:
- the LOC126661860 gene encoding uncharacterized protein LOC126661860 codes for MGTPSDKSWMTSYRFSSCYIQGVKNFLNVAKDFTDSNGRVRCPCKNCINIYLKPLQEVKMDLYQYGISENYTNWVHHGETSQPRDSLDGSINSDNELEDSGNDVSEMLDDMCNATFMDTDMEDRLPNQDNNMLEGEVAKFAKLWNDSHCELYPGSQKYSKLSFILKMINIKALTNSSNKSFFSNLELFKDALPRGETLPSSSYEVKKLMRDLGLGYVTIDACVNDCVLFWKENENLDTCPTCKAPRWKLGFGKRKKVAQKILRHFPLVPRLQRLFMSKDIGENMRWHKEKRVDDDTIRHPADATKWKDFDQKYAWFGKDARNVRLGLASDGFNPFGNMSTSYSMWPVIVAPYNLPPWKCMKENFLMLSLLIPGKESPGNNIDVYLRPLIDELKELWETGVTTYDAYSVKQCYMGHRRYLHAQHSWRKSRKFDGKPEHGSKPEELSRDEVLRQLDLLPKSLV; via the exons atgg ggacgccatcagacaaaagttggatgacgtcgtaccgatttagttcatgttatattcaaggggtcaaaaattttctgaatgttgcaaaagactttactgattcaaatggcagagttcgatgtccatgcaagaactgcatcaatatttatttgaagccaTTGCAAGAAGTAAAAATGGATCTATATCAATATGGAATTAGTGAAAACTACACAAACTGGGTGCACCATGGTGAGACTTCTCAACCTCGTGATAGTTTAGATGGCTCTATTAATTCGGACAATGAATTGGAGGatagtggaaatgatgtttcagaaatgttagatgatatgtgtaatgcaacttttatggacaccgacatggaagacagacttcccaatcaagataataacatgctagaaggagaagtagcaaaatttgctaaattgtggaatgattctcattgtgaactatatcctggaagtcaaaaatattcaaagctcTCTTTTATTCTTAAGATGATTAATATCAAAGCACTCACAAATTCTAgtaataagtcatttttttcgAATTTGGAGTTGTTCAAGGATGCACTCCCGAGAGGAGAAACCCTTCCAAGCTCAAGTTATGAGGTTAAAAAATTGATGCGTGATTTAGGACTCGGTTACGTAACTATTGATGCTTGTGTAAATGATTGTGTGCTATTTtggaaggaaaatgaaaatcttgacacgtgTCCAACTTGTAAGGCCCCTAGATGGAAATTAGGTTTCGGAAAACGCAAGAAGGTTGCTCAAAAAATTCTTAGACACTTCCCTTTAGTACCTAGACTTCAGAGGTTATTTATGTCTAAAGATATTGGTGAAAATATGAGGTGGCATAAGGAGAAACGTGTAGATGATGATACGATTAGACATCCAGCTGATGCTACGAAATGGAAAGATTTTGACCAGAAATATGCTTGGTTTGGCAAAGATGCTCGTAACGTGCGACTTGGGCTTGCTAGTGATGGATTTAACCCTTTTGGAAATATGAGCACGAGTTATAGCATGTGGCCGGTGATTGTGGCGCCATATAACTTACCACCATGGAAATGCATGAAGGagaattttttgatgttatctttgcTTATTCCTGGTAAGGAATCTCCCGGAAATAATATCGATGTATATTTAAGGCCATTAATTGATGAGTTAAAAGAGTTATGGGAGACCGGTGTGACAACATATGATGCATATAGCg TGAAGCAATGTTACATGGGTCATCGGAGATATTTACATGCCCAACATTCTTGGAGAAAAAGCAGAAAATTTGATGGCAAACCAGAGCACGGGTCAAAGCCTGAAGAGTTGTCAAGAGATGAAGTTCTAAGGCAATTAGATTTGCTTCCAAAAAGCCTTGTTTGA